The sequence below is a genomic window from Aspergillus nidulans FGSC A4 chromosome V.
TGCATATAATTGCTGATTGATCAAAATAGTAGGTCTACAGCATGTTTGTGTTATTTGGCAGTCTGCGAATTGCCCAGAACAGGCGCGGCTTTTGAGTATAGGCCCTCGACCGAACCCAAGCCGCGGGTTAGGGTTCAGACCTTGGACCCGTCAGAGGAGCTCAATATCACTCCCTTCGTTAGTACTCAAAACAAGAACATGAAATTACGACCTAGAAATCCAGAAATAGAATCCAGGGGATTATACCATGCCCAACCACAACTTTGAAGATGTTGGTGGGCAGGTATGATGGCGGTTAGTGGCTGTTAAGGACTGCCCACGGGCCCCGTGGCGGAGGGGCTGAAGCAAGTCTGGTCCAACTGCAAGGTTACGCCATAATATTGGATCGTTACCGTGTCGACGAGGCTGGGTATTCATAAGCGCTATCTTTAAATGGAGCTGGGCCAGAGCCTCACCGTCTTACGGCTTGATAACAGCGCCAAGACACTATGAGCAGCTGCCGCGCATAAGATGCAGATGGTCAGGAAAGGTGGGGAGAATTCTGGGAGAACGGTAATCTGGGCGGGCTAAATAAGCTTCCAGCTGGTGGATAAACGCAGACTTCTCAATCCCTTCAAGAGCATGTTTGTTACATGATAGATCATTATAGTTATTACCCTCATAAATACTGTGTACTTGCGCACAGCTTGGGTTTGTGCCAAGATATCCTCTCTTTGAAGCTGTTTATTTGGCTAAAGATGGAGATACAGGACTGCGATGACGCTTCTCGCGCCAGATACCTGAGCGATCTTTATAATGAGCTTGCCAGCCTGTATTGGCAGACTGGCAATCGTCAAGGTCTGGACGCGGTCATAGTGAATGCCGAACTTGCTGCGGCTCCCACTCAGGATACTCATCTCAATCGTGCGGAGCGACTGAACAGGCATTCCCATCACTGTCCAGTCGCTTTATGCAGACTGGGAACTTTCTGAGAAATCCCTGGACTTTTTAGCAGATGGAATGAAGCAGGCGTTTGCGAGATCTGCAGACATTATTATCCAGCGAACTGACCTGATAATAGGTTTTTAGACGCTAAAGATGTCCTGCTTCATGGCATCCTTATTGACAATGAGCCGAAACTGGAATTTAATCCATCCACCGTCTGGTCCAGCGAGCGTCATTCGTCGAATAGATATCGAACGGCGCGAGGAGATATCTTCGTTTGTGATAGCTATCCTTTCCGCGAATTTCCCAGACATATACAGTGAAGATGTCGGCCACCAGGTCGCCTCGTGGTAATTGCAAGAGGAGTTACCGCATATTGAGAGTCTCATGCAGCAGATTGGGCATTTCAAGATATTTGGATCTACGAACCAATCTTTTGCAGAACTCTTGCTTCGTTGTTCATGGTATAATGaaactctcctcttcatgaTTGGGTTTTATAACTTACCGGCGCAGGTATCTGTACGAGAGAGAACTACAGCATCGCCCGTTCATATGTAGAAGTAGCACTGAGAAAGTTTGTCAATACTCAGTCTCTCACCTATGCGAGCGCTATCGATTTTCAGAGCTTAATTGACCTCGACATTGGCcgccctgctgctgcccttcGAGCTTTTAAGGAAGCATAGAACTCCGTACCCGGATACTCCCTGATAAAGCTGCTTTCCTAGCCGCCAACCAGGTGAATATAGGTCTTGCTTATACAGAACTTGGCAAATTCGAAACCGCTCTGGATTACCTCAAACAGTCAATTGATCTTCGCCTGATACATAACATTGACAGGATAAGGAATTCATATAGTAATATGGCAAGCCTATTGCTGCGAATGGGAAAGCCCGACATGGCAGAAGCAATGTTAGAAAGATGTCCGTCTCTGAAAGATTCTTCAGATGAAACATTCCTCAGAAATGGGAACCCGCGGTTTTCTGGGTTCGTTACCCTGTCAATTTTCAGAGCTCTCGTTCTTGGTTAACGAAATCAGGGATATGGTACTGCTCAGTCGGATCAGGCTCGCACAAGGTCTCCATGAGCATGCCCTGAGGCTTGTCTCAAGAGCCCTGAGCTTTCGAAAGGAGTGCCTGGGTGAGCGTCTTAAAGTTTGTGATTCTCTCTATCAGGTCGCCGTACTGCTCTCGCTCAGCGGCAACAGCGCCCTTGCAATGTAAGCCATCGCAAACATCCTGTCTTAGTGCTGACCCTGTTAGTCAACACCTAGCAGAGTGTATCAGAATATCGAGCAACCTTCCACAAGTCGAAGGAATTGGGCATCAAGCTAGGGCGGACTACAGGCTATCCCAGATTCTAAGAGACCTTGGGAAGGGGATTGAAACTATGGCTTTCCTAAAGAGGGCAATTTCCCTTCGAGAGAGCTTCATCAGGCTCCACGGTGAAGATGCAGACTTAGGAAGGGTTGAGTTTGATGATCTTGTTCCGTGGATGCTGTGGTGATACGTGTGCTCAGGAAAAGCCGTGATACACGTGCGGTAATTCAGGGGTATAACCAATAGACTCAGTTATTCAAAGCACAGATCAAACATAGCAAGCACCTGCTACTAGTCGGCAACTGGGGCAAAGCACAATAACTGCCCCATATGGAGAGATCCAGCGGCTGGTGACAAATATACTTGACTATTGTCAAATCcagtacatacgaccatagggtgtggagaacagggcttcccgtccgctcagccgtacttaagccacacgccggctggttagtagtatggtgggtgaccacatgcgaatcccagctgttgtatgttttttcctttattttttttttttttgcgaGACCTTTCAAGCTTGCATAGCAACTTATGCTGGCTTTCAATTTCGGCTAAATGCGGGAGGTTTGGCTTTGAGCCTAAATGAATTGAGCCCGAGGGAAACTATCTACTTGAAGACTTTCGAGTCTGCGATACTGAATAGTAGTCCTGCAAAATTGTTTACATGCTACCGTCCCCTGAATGTTGGCTTAGCTGTGGAGGGATAGGAGAGAGTCGGCAGACTGGATGAAATTGTAGGTGGTGATGATATTTGGAGTTTTCGGAACCGTTCTGGCGCATATGCAGGTCGTTTACAGTTCGTGCAACTGATAATGTGCCGTGGCATATCCTAACCTGCTCTTGGTAGATTTGGAATCGAGTATGCCTTACGTACGCGCCAATAGAGGCGTATTGAGTGACTGTAAGCTATACTGGAACAAATCAAAATACTCGACGACGCTATTCTCTGCGCACGAAGAACAGGATCTCCCTGGATCTCCCTTGCTGCCCAGCTTTGAATGACTCCTCCCGCTGTTGGCTCATATTCTCGTAATTCGACAGCATCACCCCGAGTAAATGTATTTGCCTGGGAGAGCGGATCCTTCTTTGCAACAACTATGTCCGTCCATGTTAAAGCTTCGAAGTCCGCGTTGGAAAGAGACTCGTAGAAGTCACGGCAGCTGGCAATGTCGGCGATATGAGTAAGCGTGATAACATTCTACCGAGATAAGGCCTCCCTTCATGAACAGTACAAGACAGAGCCAGTTTGATTTGATCCGCAGCGTACTTGCTCCAGCATCGCTTACAACCGCATAGAGGTTGGGGCTGTCGCGGAGGAGATGCCGGAATATCACGTAGTGGGCCTGCACCACTTTAAATATCTGACTAACTATATTATCATTAGTTGCTAGAAGGCATACCTGACTATGCGCTTGACTCCATTTCTATCGGGCTGTTAGCATAACCCATGTACAGCAATAGGGTATGTCCGTACCTTTGTAACAGGATCATAGTTCTCCAGTCCACGCAGTCCATCAGTGGCTAGTCGAAGATACAGATTTTAGACCACTAAGACTTGTCAGTAGCCAGACCAGCAATCAAGAGGGACGCCATACGATCATCTGGCTTGATATGCCCCTGTTGAGTGTACCCGAACACGGCCAGAATTTCCGGGCCGTCAAATTAATAGGCCCTCACAAGCTCAGCCCAGCACTCGTCTACAGTCGTTGAAATGTCTTCAAATACTTCGGTCCAGGTCTGCCCGGGTTCTTAACTGGATCCCCAGTGATGTAAATTGACGGAGGGTCGTTGGGATCAAAATTGAAGTTGCCCGGGGATATCTCTGAGAGGAGTTTGCCAGTCCCATGACCAAATATTTCATGCAGCACTATCCAGATGGAATATGCGTTAGGTCGATGTTGCTTGAATATTTCCTGCTCTGATTCGGGAACCATGTATAGACCCCTTGCTCGGTGACTTTCTGCTAACATGCGATTAGAGAAGATAATATTCTTGTAGCCGACGTTTTGTCGAATATCATTGTACTTTGCATGCTGAATTTGTCAAATATGGTTTGCAAGCCAGCTTACGTTGGGCAGGTTAATGCCGGGGAATATTATACTCGAGCAATAAGCAAGACCTAATGAGAGTTAGAATCAATTCCAATCCAAAAACAACACCATTCGTACTCTGGACGCTGGAAGTCTAGTGCCTCAAAATAGCTTTTCTCGAATGGTCCGCTGTTGCCGATATCCCCAGCTATCCATGGGATTCTGCAAACAAACCTGTCTGCCTCCTAGGACAACTCTCTCAATTTTTTGCGTTTCGCTGCTGTCTGGTATGCCCACAATACCCTCAAACTCACTGCGGACGCCCAGTGGATCTTTGTAAGACTCAACAAACCCAAGCGCAGCTTCTACCTTTGGCGCTTTGTTTGTCACCCATATGCTCTGGGACTCTTTATAAACTGCAAGGTCGCCAGTGATAGAGCTATCCCGAAGTTTACCAATCATCTCATGCTGTTACTGATTAGAGACATATTCAAGGGCATTTCAAGTGCGCATTAATGCGCGCGAGCTCGTTCTTATGGTCCCCGTTTCTACCTCGATAACTTGGTCACTTTGGACCGTATCGCTAATTTTGCCGTTGCATAGCGTTCTTGTTTCAGCTACTGAAGCCTGTATGATACTTAGGACTTCTCTTTCCGCAGGCAGTCTCGCTCTTCTCAGCCGAGTATTCTCTGGGAGAAATCGATAGATCTTGCATAACCCTGAAAGCCAATGCCGCATATCCCGAAATGAGGATGCGCAGTTCTCGTATCCCTGGTAATACGAGCTCTGCATCAGTCCGCCTGGTGGCCCAAGACTTAGCGGCGGCTCTTGAAACATGGGGACGCAGATCTGTTCCCAGAGAGCGACTACACGTGGAGAAGCACAGGCAGCTAATTtccccagcttctctttgccaATCAGAGGCACAAACTTCTGATCATCAGAGCCCTTTATGAATCAATAGCGCGAATATGAGCGGGCGCTCTCCAGACTTACATAGTAATCACCTATATTGGACAGAAATGTCGCCGCGTAATCTAGAAACAGTTGGAAGTCATGAAAGTCAAGGCCCGCCCAGCTGGCGAGGCGGTCGCAGTCGCCACTGCAGGAGAAAATTAGAGGGCTATGATGAAATCAAATATCGAGTTTGCTCCAGGAGATACCTGTCGAAGAATAACATGCGTGCCATTCCAAGCAGCCCTAGTTCAGAGCACCAGTATGTGAAAAGCTTCAACCTGTGCAAAGATCAGCAGACTAACCTGGACATATGATGGGGATAAAGCTTCTGGCCCGAATCTAATTGACCGAAACCCGACGCTACTGATAACTGAAACATCTCAGGTGCTGCCATTGCAAATGAATGGCACTGGGCATCTAAATGTCGTTGCGGGATGGGGTATGTGAATTATCAGGAGATTGTTGACCCCACACGTTGTATAGAAATGTTGGTTTGCCTTTGTCTATTAATTGTACACGAATCCGGCCCACCGCTAAACCTTTTTCAGTGTAAAGCAATTGAGGATCTATCTATATCAAAGCCGGATATCAAGATGCATATACCCTCCGTCAGTAACCATTTTGCCAAGCTCAGACTGTTGACATGTTTAGATATTGACACTGAAGCGGTCGAATTTAGGTAAATCAACTTTTAATAGGCATCACACTCAGCCCAGTGTGACTGTCGTGTTTGCTGGGCATTGTGGCAAGTCAACAACTGCTAGAAGAAGGTCACGGGCATGTGTGCTATTGTAATGGCTTTCTCATATGGCTTTTTGGTATGGCTATTTGGTATGTCTTCTTGGCCTGCCTATTTCTTTTTAGAAAGTTCTGGGCCATGCCAGTTACGTAGGCGAGCACTTGAGGGGTGCGGCAATCTTGTAGGGCGGTCTTAAGACTCTAGCTGGTTCTGTGCATTGGGTGCTCTGAAATGAATAACTATGTTGACATGGACATGATATGAAGAAGTAAGGTAGCATAGACAGGACAGGGCAAGAGCAGGGTACGATTAGGCTATTCTGGGTATATCAGAAGGAGGAAACGCTTCATGATTTAGAATTGTATATTGGAGGGGAGTTTTTGTAAAGAATATAATCAGTGTTCCTATCGTACTCTCAGGAAATGATGGATTCGAGACAAGCTTTCGGCATTAAATACCGGGTGGATGTGATGAGCTCGCCCGCCGTTTGTCTGGTTATCCTCAATTTAGGGACAAGTCTCCCGGCAATCCCAACCTGTCGCTTCCCGGGGCGAATGAaggggctggaaagaggaagcgcGAGGAGCCGGTTCAACACCAGCTGTCGGCAATTGCTCAACTGCCAAGGGCTACATCTCTAGTCGCGCATCTCGATATTAAGACATCGTTAAGTTCTCTTCAGAAGATTGGCTGTGAGGTAGACACATACTCCACGGCCATCCCAGCTGCTAATGGCCCGGGAGACACGAGGAGGCTGAATTTTCAAACTAAAAATAGCGAAAGCCTGTGATATAAGTGCAATGTCGTCACCTAGATTTGCAATACCAAGTTCTTCTAACGTCTGTTCGTACCACTGCCTTACCGGTCTGGAATTTTGGCGGTTGCCCCTATATCGGTCATCTCTGCCCTGTCACCCTGTAGTATAATGCTGCAAAGTTGAGGCAGTTGCTTTCTCACCTCTATGGAGCTGCACAGCTATGAAGGGTCTCTGGCCTCCGCTCCTATGGTAAGGTGAGATAGCTACATAACTTTTATGTTGTTGACGGCACCACTGATGAGTAGAGCAGCCGACAATGTGCCGGCTGTTATCTGGTTAGACGACTACCAGAATTAAGTCATCCCCCGAATCTGCAGGACCGCTGCCTAGCTCCAGAGCTCCCTCAGTCTTGACTACCTCGTAAGCCAAGGTGCGGAAATATGAGGCCTTGCATGCAGGATGAGTCTTGACGACACTAGGAAGAAAGACTAAGCATGGTGCATGCTACGAGCACGACATGCTGTTGTGCCCGAACTCAGGGCACATGCTCACCGGGTACCGTACATGGTCGAGGGTAACAATAGAAAACCGCGTACCTATTTTCTTGTAAGGTTGACCTGCCCTGACTGGCACTGACTCGAATCGCTCTCTGACGGTCTTATAGAATCCTGGTAGATAGACAAGCCGCACCACGCTCTCCCCACCGGGCTTCTAGTCCAAATTCTTCTGACTTAGTCAAGTCAAGCCATGAATCGGAGAGACTCGAACGATTTAGGTCGCTCGAGTATCTCACTATTCTGCCTTGGTGCATTGCGAATCGACCACGATGCCCAGCCGTCAGCCACGAGATGATGCTTCTCCCGCTCCGGACGAGGCCATGTCGCGCCTTCTGCTCTACTGTTCCACTTGAAAGGTACGATGGAAGAACTACTTTGTAGGGTTAGATACGTGGGGCGGGATCCATTCTGCTACTTACGTATCTCCATTACGACGCGCGGCAAAATAGTGCCAACAGCTCCCCACTTTGAGAGAGAATCAATGGATCATTCGTTGATCCACTGCTCAAGCACTGGGCTTGGATACGGAGTGTGTGTTTTTGTTTGCGACTGTTCCCACGAAACGGAGACATACGCAACTTATGTCGTCCGGCTCCCAGGCGTGCGCACCAAACCGAGAGAGCCGGACCTTGTCATCCCCAATATTAATGATCTAGTCTCTCTCTGTGTGTTTCGTATCTTCCAGACAGCGATGCAGCAGCCCTGGCGCATTCATCCCTGAAAATGACCCGTTGGTTCTTCTGGGGATGCTGGAGTGCTCTAGTATTCGCGCAGCTGCGGGGAGTGGGAGTGCGAGGAGACTCCGTCTCGACCAACTACCAGCGATACAATGACGGCGAAATGGGGCATCGCCCACATCTCGAGTTCCAGTCCAGCAGCGAATATGCGCCTCTCCTCCAAGTCAACGTCTGGAGCCCCGATGCGATCTCGCCTGCAGGCTCACACATCTTCCTCCGGCACGACGGTAACGAGTCCTCGCCACTCTCGTCGCCGCTGATTCTAGCCGCGCATGACCTCAGCGCAGTCTATATAAACCGAACATTCAACAACGTCTTCGGCACGCGGATCCAGGAGAATCTCGGCAGGAAGTACCTGACCTTTTGGGCGGGCGACAAGGGCGACGGGATAGGCGATGGATATGGTCTTGCATACGATGAGACCTACCGTCTCGTCTACAAGGTGTCGGCGCAGAATATCAACGATCATGCCGATCTGCATGAGTTTGCCTTTACAGGGAACGGAACGGCGTTGGTGACTGGTGTCAACCACATCCGAGTTCGTGGGAATGTCTTGAGCGAGAAGTATGGATGGCACTATGTGCTGCCagatgagctggagctcGATATCCTGGACGCCGTCTTCCAGGAAATCGATCTTGAGACCAATGAGGTGCTCTTTGATTGGCGGGCGCTAGATCACATCAATCCTCTAGACTCGTTTGAGCCCATGGGGAGTGGATGGGATGCGTATCATATCAATAGCATTGAAAAGGTATATATGCACCTAATATCTCACTTTTTCCCTTATAGAGAAAGAACGAAGTCTGACAATGCCAGACTCAAGCAGGCAACTATCTCATCTCCGTCCGCCATACACATTCAATCTACCTGATTGACGGGCAAACCGGCTCCATTATCTGGACCCTGGGTGGCAACCACAACGACTTCATCGAAGAATCCGCGGCTGTTCCTGGGCAACCCCTACTCACATTTGCCTGGCAGCATCACGCCCGCTTTGTCCCCGGCACGAATGAGACACAGCTGACCCTTTTCGACAATCACGTCAAGGTTACGACCCACGGCGAGTGCAGAACCAACTGTTCGCGCGGCCTGCACATTGCCATCAATACCACTGCCACGCCGCCAACTGCAcagctcctgcagcagttCCTCCATCCGACTAACCTGCAAGCGCAGAGTCAGGGCAGCGTACAGCCTCTGGCACCGTCAGACAGCAATCTAAGAAGCGTCTTCATCGGCTGGGGCCGGTGTCCGACGTTTACGGAGCACAACTCCGCCGGCGAGACGGTGCTGGACGTGCAGTTCTCCCCATGGCATAGCGATGATATACCAGATGCATTGGACAACTACCGCGCGTATAAGATGGACTGGGTGGCTATTCCGTGGTGGGATCCGGCCATCGCAGTGAGGCAGGACGCTAACGGGGCACTGGTGGTCTATGCCAGCTGGAACGGTGCGACAGAGGTGGCGAGCTGGGCGATTCGCGGCACAAATAATAACGAAGGGGATAACGCCAACGGGCTTGTGCTAGCAACTTCGCACCGGACGGGGTTCGAAACCAGGTTGAAGATCGCGGAGAATGAGGCCCACTACCGCTATCTCTGGGCTGAAGCACTGGATGCTCAGGGAAACATCCTCCGGTCCAGCGAAGTTGTGGATTTTACGGTCACCGAGATCCGTAGCGACTCTTACTCGTTGGCGTTCTACAAGGAGCTGGGCTTTGAATCGTTGCCATCTCTCTTGTCCGTCTCGAATAACGGGACCCAGGCGACGGAGCctgctgccactgccgccGATAGTTTTGACGCCTCCACTTCTtattcttcctctcctgttCATACTCGCGGTCTATCAACAAAAGCATTAGCTTTTCTGGGCACCGGAATAGGTATTTCGGCGCTGATGCTTGTTGCTATTGTGGTGGTTATTATTCGTCGGCGACAGAGGATGGACTACAATACCTTAAATTTGAAAGAATCTGATTTTGAACTAGACCTTGACAgcgatgacggcgaggaagaggttgATGCTCAGAGACACGAGGGCGAGGTTGATGAGGCCTCCAAGCAATCAAGGGTAGCTGGGGGCAAGGACGAAGACACACATGCCCTCCTCCCTTAGCCTGGATTATCAGGTAGCTCTGGAACGTGTACCTAGCAACAGTAGCTAGCCGGTGGTTCAGGAAGTCAGTGTAACTGCGCAGAAATACAGCTACTAGTTGTAGAAGTACTAGGTACTGGTGAGCGCATAGCCCAAGCACCACAGGTTAAGActtgatttcttcatcttctgtatGAGCCATTCAGAAATATCTATTGTTATATGAAACTCCGCTGTGTTAATATGGAATAGGCTCCCAATTCACGGGTAGTCCCATGAATCAACAATGCAATGAATGCTTGAATCGAACTATAAACCAGTCAAATAAAGTAGGTGTTCAAAATGACTAGCTAAATATCAAACTGTTCTGGCAATCACAAACATGACGGGGACATCTTGTGACAGTTAAAAGATAAAACAAGTGCTATAAGTTCCGGTTCGATGCATAGAATACAGAAACAGTCATGCCCCCACTGGGCACGGCCGAGTAGTAGGTGATAAAGTTCAGCGGGCCTGAATGCTGGCCTGCGGTTGTTGCTGCGGCGCATTTCAGGCGTGAAGGCATGGATATCATGGCACAAGCAGAGTTGCAGTTCTCCTGGTATTTAAATCCGCTGAACGCGTCAGTTGACTTGCAATGATGCCGACTTTGACTTGCAACTGTGTGGCATTGGCGGCTCTTCCTGTTTGGTTTCATTTATCGAAGTCCATAACAGATAATGAGAGCGTCAAATGAGGTCAAAGTAGAAGCAGAGCCTAACAAGTGTATCCCCATTGTGACTTCGGAACGGATTCAGATTTCAATAATTCTAGACCGCGCCAGCCGTCTTTCCTTTAGCCAGCGGTAGCAGAACCGAGACGCTACATAGTGCGATGATTCGGTGCCCTTTATAGAGGAGACGACGCAATTCTCCTTCAACATAAAGGATGCTCGCCCGTTAGTATCTCTGCACATTGCGGCTCCCATGACTGCAACCCATACATTCGCCCCCGGACTGTGTTTCAGCCAGGTTCCTCGGTCAGTGGTGTCGATTGCCACCTCTAGCTCTTCGAGGAGTCGGTCTAGCTGCTGCTCTGACCAGGGCAATCGGTCATCTAGCACGTATGTTAGGATCCTGCCGGAGATGGAGCAGGCTCTCAAAAGGGCGAGCTCTCTCTTTGATAGCTCAGATACTTGCTCCAACGAAGCAGGATCTGGCCTGGAACTTAATCCTTCTAACAAGGCATTTATGCATGAATTGCTCGGGGCATGCGGCCACAAC
It includes:
- a CDS encoding uncharacterized protein (transcript_id=CADANIAT00003623), whose translation is MVTDGGLKLFTYWCSELGLLGMARMLFFDSGDCDRLASWAGLDFHDFQLFLDYAATFLSNIGDYYGSDDQKFVPLIGKEKLGKLAACASPRVVALWEQICVPMFQEPPLSLGPPGGLMQSSYYQGYENCASSFRDMRHWLSGLCKIYRFLPENTRLRRARLPAEREVLSIIQASVAETRTLCNGKISDTVQSDQVIEHEMIGKLRDSSITGDLAVYKESQSIWVTNKAPKVEAALGFVESYKDPLGVRSLAYCSSIIFPGINLPNCCMKYLVMGLANSSQRYPRATSILIPTTLRQFTSLGIQLRTRADLDRTTDGLRGLENYDPVTKKWSQAHSQAHYVIFRHLLRDSPNLYAVNVITLTHIADIASCRDFYESLSNADFEALTWTDIVVAKKDPLSQANTFTRGDAVELREYEPTAGGVIQSWAAREIQGDPVLRAQRIASSSILICSSIAYSHSIRLYWRVHSKVFK
- a CDS encoding uncharacterized protein (transcript_id=CADANIAT00003624), with the protein product MTRWFFWGCWSALVFAQLRGVGVRGDSVSTNYQRYNDGEMGHRPHLEFQSSSEYAPLLQVNVWSPDAISPAGSHIFLRHDGNESSPLSSPLILAAHDLSAVYINRTFNNVFGTRIQENLGRKYLTFWAGDKGDGIGDGYGLAYDETYRLVYKVSAQNINDHADLHEFAFTGNGTALVTGVNHIRVRGNVLSEKYGWHYVLPDELELDILDAVFQEIDLETNEVLFDWRALDHINPLDSFEPMGSGWDAYHINSIEKTQAGNYLISVRHTHSIYLIDGQTGSIIWTLGGNHNDFIEESAAVPGQPLLTFAWQHHARFVPGTNETQLTLFDNHVKVTTHGECRTNCSRGLHIAINTTATPPTAQLLQQFLHPTNLQAQSQGSVQPLAPSDSNLRSVFIGWGRCPTFTEHNSAGETVLDVQFSPWHSDDIPDALDNYRAYKMDWVAIPWWDPAIAVRQDANGALVVYASWNGATEVASWAIRGTNNNEGDNANGLVLATSHRTGFETRLKIAENEAHYRYLWAEALDAQGNILRSSEVVDFTVTEIRSDSYSLAFYKELGFESLPSLLSVSNNGTQATEPAATAADSFDASTSYSSSPVHTRGLSTKALAFLGTGIGISALMLVAIVVVIIRRRQRMDYNTLNLKESDFELDLDSDDGEEEVDAQRHEGEVDEASKQSRVAGGKDEDTHALLP